The Gloeocapsopsis sp. IPPAS B-1203 sequence ATAATATGGTATTTTAAATACAAAGTCAATGTTTTTACTAAATAAAATGCTGGATTTAATAACGATTTTATAAAATAAGTAATCCCTTAAATTAAGAGAATAAAATTAAGATTATTATGTCCTAGAAGTTGTTCATAAATCTTCTATAAGTAGAAGGGGATTTAAATCATGAAAATCATACTTTGTTTAGATAAATAAAGCATAATGCACAACAATACCAAATTAAAGGCAATACTAAAATCTAATTCTTCTTTTCTTACCTAAAGGATGGTATTTTTATTTTCATGTGTCAGTAGAGTTACAGATTTTGACAGCAGATGAGTAAAGTTAAAACCCAAGGACGAGTTAAGAATCAACACATATGGGCGGGAAAGTATATGTTGATGTATGGGTTATTAGGGGCGATCGCGCTCATCATGCTATTTCCCTTACTTTGGCTAATTAGCACTGCCTTCAAGTCATCAAGCGAAAACATATTTCAATTTCCGCCACAGCTGTTACCTAGTCAGCCTACAGTAGAAAATTTTGTACAGGTTTGGCAGACGAATCCATTTGGACAATATTTATTTAACAGTACGTTAGTTGCTATCTTGACAGTCACACTTAATTTACTTTTTTGTGCACTAGCAGCATATCCGTTGGCAAGACTAGAGTTTCGAGGCAGAGACTCAATGTTTACCGCGATTGTCGCGACGATTATGATTCCTTTTCAAATTGTCATGATTCCCTTGTATATTCTCACTGTTCAGTTAGGCATGAGAAACAGCTATTTAGGAATCATTTTTCCTGCACTTGCTTCAGCATTTGGCATCTTTCTACTACGACAGGCTTTTCAGGGCGTTCCCAAAGAGATGGAAGAGGCAGCACGCATTGATGGCTGTTCAGAATTAGGTTTATGGTGGTTTGTGATGCTTCCTGCGATTCGCCCTGCATTAGTCACTTTAGCGATTTTTGTTTTTATTGGCTCTTGGAGTGATTTCTTGTGGCCTTTAATCGTTATTGATCGACCAGAACTCTACACTCTACCTTTAGGAGTCGCAAC is a genomic window containing:
- a CDS encoding carbohydrate ABC transporter permease, translated to MLMYGLLGAIALIMLFPLLWLISTAFKSSSENIFQFPPQLLPSQPTVENFVQVWQTNPFGQYLFNSTLVAILTVTLNLLFCALAAYPLARLEFRGRDSMFTAIVATIMIPFQIVMIPLYILTVQLGMRNSYLGIIFPALASAFGIFLLRQAFQGVPKEMEEAARIDGCSELGLWWFVMLPAIRPALVTLAIFVFIGSWSDFLWPLIVIDRPELYTLPLGVATLAGTFSLDWRLIAAGSVISIAPVLIVFLLLQRYIVPTETGSGVKG